The following proteins come from a genomic window of Natrinema saccharevitans:
- a CDS encoding Cdc6/Cdc18 family protein, which translates to MSDDDSEIAGSDEVEVDGANGFSRDFENADLGDEESNQGLFDDLLSGEPIFENKEVLRPSYTPHELPHRSDQINKMATILVAALRGETPSNILIYGKTGTGKTASAKFVSKELESTSQKYSVPCDVEYINCEVTDTQYRVLAQLANKFIEKNETRIDERIDDLRSLLDDLEAYDRAADGSSDEPADETASDPFDFVSEDEIDGDTETSTGTDIGPQSGGSPLETGGSADRSDSPSETEPAALENAADGSEASGDGAADPTPDHPLASTPFGGRDEIEDRIAELRDDKDSFEEVPMTGWPTDRVYSVFFDAVDYDERVVVIMLDEIDKLVEKSGDDTLYNLSRMNSELENSRVSIIGISNDLKFTDFLDPRVKSSLGEEEIVFPPYDANQLRDILEHRSEVAFKGGALSGDVIPLCAAFAAQEHGDARRALDLLRTAGELAERSQSETIVEEHVRQAQDKIELDRVVEVVRTLPTQSKLVLFAIILLEKNGVHSINTGEVFNIYKRLCEEIDADVLTQRRVTDLISELDMLGIVNAVVVSKGRYGRTKEISLSVPLEETEAVLLSDSRLSDIDDVQPFVQARFEN; encoded by the coding sequence GCGGCGAACCGATCTTCGAGAACAAGGAGGTCCTGCGACCGTCCTATACCCCACACGAACTCCCCCACCGGAGCGATCAGATCAACAAGATGGCGACGATTCTGGTCGCCGCGCTCCGCGGGGAGACCCCCTCGAACATCCTCATCTACGGGAAGACCGGGACCGGCAAAACCGCGAGCGCGAAGTTCGTCAGCAAGGAACTCGAGAGTACGTCCCAGAAATATTCGGTCCCCTGTGACGTCGAGTACATCAACTGCGAGGTTACCGATACCCAGTATCGGGTCCTCGCACAGCTCGCGAACAAGTTTATCGAGAAGAACGAGACCCGGATCGACGAGCGAATCGACGACCTCCGATCCCTGCTGGACGATCTCGAGGCGTACGACCGCGCCGCCGACGGCTCGAGCGACGAGCCGGCAGATGAGACGGCGTCGGACCCGTTCGATTTCGTCTCCGAGGACGAGATCGACGGCGACACCGAAACTTCGACTGGAACTGATATCGGACCGCAGTCCGGCGGTTCTCCACTCGAAACAGGGGGGTCAGCCGACCGGAGCGATTCGCCGTCCGAAACCGAACCCGCGGCCCTCGAGAACGCTGCCGACGGGTCCGAGGCGTCCGGGGACGGTGCCGCTGATCCGACACCCGATCACCCGCTCGCATCGACGCCGTTCGGCGGGCGAGACGAGATCGAAGACCGGATCGCGGAGCTACGAGACGACAAGGACTCCTTCGAGGAGGTGCCGATGACCGGCTGGCCGACCGACCGGGTCTACAGCGTCTTTTTCGACGCCGTCGACTACGACGAGCGGGTCGTCGTCATCATGTTGGACGAGATCGACAAACTCGTCGAGAAAAGCGGCGACGACACGCTCTACAATCTCTCGCGGATGAACTCCGAACTCGAGAACTCCCGTGTTTCGATCATCGGTATCTCGAACGACCTGAAGTTCACCGACTTCCTCGATCCCCGCGTGAAGTCCTCGTTGGGGGAAGAGGAGATCGTCTTCCCGCCCTACGACGCCAACCAGCTTCGAGACATTCTCGAACATCGCTCCGAGGTCGCGTTCAAGGGGGGCGCGCTCTCGGGTGACGTGATCCCGCTGTGTGCGGCCTTCGCCGCGCAGGAACACGGGGACGCACGGCGCGCGCTGGATCTGCTGCGGACCGCCGGCGAACTCGCCGAGCGTTCCCAGTCGGAGACGATCGTCGAGGAACACGTCCGACAGGCCCAGGACAAGATCGAACTCGATCGCGTGGTCGAGGTCGTCCGCACTCTGCCGACGCAGTCGAAACTCGTCCTCTTCGCGATCATCCTGCTCGAGAAAAACGGCGTCCACAGCATCAACACGGGCGAGGTGTTCAACATCTACAAGCGCCTCTGCGAGGAGATCGACGCCGACGTGCTGACCCAGCGTCGGGTGACCGACCTCATCAGCGAACTCGACATGCTCGGAATCGTCAACGCCGTCGTCGTCTCCAAGGGCCGGTACGGCCGGACCAAAGAGATCAGCCTCTCGGTCCCGCTCGAGGAGACGGAGGCCGTCCTCCTCTCCGATTCGCGGCTTTCCGATATCGACGACGTTCAGCCGTTCGTACAGGCCCGGTTCGAGAACTGA
- a CDS encoding tryptophanase, whose translation MVAYKSKVVERIRLPSRDRRERALAEAGYNVFDLDAEDVFVDLLTDSGTGAMSDAQWAALLRGDESYAGSRSFAELESAVRDVMGFERVVPTHQGRGAENVLYGTLLEEGDVALNNTHFDTTRAHVANQGADPVDCPVEGAHDLESDEPFKGNFSLERARSVVDEVGTERVPLVILTVTNNSTAGQPVSVENTRRVRAFADEIDATFVVDACRFAENAGFVRRREDEFAGADVDEIAREQLGYADAIVMSGKKDGLANAGGFVATDDETLFERCKQRAILYEGFPTYGGMSGRDIAAMATGLREAVDAAYVADRLDGVRAFADVLEEAGVPIYTPPGGHAVYLDAGAALPHLSADEFPGQALVCELYREGGVRGVELGSFAFPDTDRPELVRLAVPRRTYHAEHFEHVAETAATVLEKREAVDGLEITSEPENRELRHFTASLEPNPS comes from the coding sequence ATGGTCGCCTACAAGTCGAAAGTCGTCGAACGGATCCGGCTCCCCTCTCGAGACCGACGCGAACGAGCGCTCGCCGAGGCCGGCTACAACGTCTTCGATCTCGATGCCGAGGACGTCTTCGTCGATCTCCTGACCGACAGCGGTACCGGCGCGATGAGCGACGCCCAGTGGGCCGCCCTGTTGCGCGGCGACGAGTCCTACGCGGGGTCGCGGAGCTTCGCCGAGCTCGAGTCCGCGGTTCGGGACGTGATGGGATTCGAGCGCGTCGTCCCGACCCACCAGGGTCGCGGCGCGGAGAACGTTCTCTATGGCACCCTTCTCGAGGAGGGTGACGTCGCGCTCAACAACACGCACTTCGATACGACGCGGGCCCACGTCGCGAATCAGGGGGCCGACCCGGTCGACTGCCCCGTCGAGGGGGCTCACGATCTCGAGTCGGACGAGCCGTTCAAGGGTAACTTCTCGCTCGAGCGGGCCCGCTCGGTCGTCGACGAAGTGGGCACCGAGCGCGTGCCGCTGGTGATTCTGACGGTCACGAACAACTCGACGGCGGGCCAGCCGGTCTCCGTCGAGAACACCCGTCGGGTGCGGGCGTTCGCCGACGAGATCGACGCGACCTTCGTCGTCGACGCCTGCCGGTTCGCCGAGAACGCCGGCTTCGTCCGCCGCCGCGAGGACGAGTTCGCCGGTGCCGACGTCGACGAGATCGCCCGCGAGCAACTCGGTTACGCCGACGCGATCGTCATGAGCGGCAAGAAAGACGGGCTGGCCAACGCGGGCGGCTTCGTCGCGACCGACGACGAGACGCTGTTCGAGCGATGCAAGCAGCGGGCGATCCTCTACGAGGGGTTTCCCACGTACGGCGGGATGTCCGGACGGGATATCGCCGCGATGGCTACCGGGCTCCGCGAGGCCGTCGACGCGGCCTACGTCGCCGACCGCCTCGACGGCGTCCGCGCGTTCGCGGACGTACTCGAGGAGGCGGGCGTCCCGATCTACACGCCGCCCGGCGGTCACGCCGTCTACCTCGACGCCGGTGCGGCGCTTCCCCACCTCTCGGCCGACGAGTTCCCGGGCCAGGCGCTGGTCTGCGAACTGTATCGAGAGGGCGGTGTCCGCGGGGTCGAACTCGGGAGCTTCGCGTTCCCCGACACCGACCGACCGGAGCTGGTCCGCCTCGCGGTACCGCGCCGTACGTACCACGCGGAACACTTCGAACACGTCGCCGAGACCGCTGCGACCGTCCTCGAGAAGCGCGAAGCAGTCGACGGACTCGAGATCACGTCCGAGCCCGAAAACCGCGAGTTGCGTCACTTCACTGCCAGCCTCGAGCCGAACCCGTCGTGA
- a CDS encoding GNAT family N-acetyltransferase, translated as MFVRPATPDESLDVRRILDAAMLEPGDVEARIEDGDVLVAGDRRGGSADGAAGTDRILGTVVLEPLPDERGAHVASIGVRRRHRGRGIGSTLIDRALKRERRLTARFDDGVRPFYERLGFAIEAIDGRRHRGVAVRGDDD; from the coding sequence ATGTTCGTCCGTCCTGCGACCCCCGACGAGTCCCTCGACGTGCGACGAATCCTCGACGCAGCCATGCTCGAGCCCGGCGACGTCGAGGCCCGGATCGAGGACGGCGACGTTCTCGTGGCGGGCGACCGGCGCGGCGGGAGCGCCGACGGCGCGGCCGGAACCGATCGAATCCTCGGCACCGTCGTCCTCGAGCCCCTCCCGGACGAGCGGGGGGCCCACGTCGCGTCGATCGGCGTTCGCCGCCGTCACCGCGGCCGGGGGATCGGGTCGACGCTGATCGACCGCGCCCTGAAGCGCGAGCGCAGGCTCACGGCCCGGTTCGACGACGGCGTACGGCCGTTCTACGAACGGCTGGGGTTCGCGATCGAGGCGATCGACGGCCGGCGACACCGCGGCGTTGCGGTGCGGGGAGACGACGACTGA
- a CDS encoding S26 family signal peptidase: MDGPDAGESDRDRAGPPDDPPTADGPDSAADRDGTDDRLASRPRPGEGVTIDDGIVRWFLEADDRAAAVGRDVATSLAIVAVVGLLLFAVAGTWPPLVAVESGSMEPHLERGDLVIVVDEGRFAGDGAVGGTGIVTRERGLETGHETLGDAGDVVVFRPNGDPRQTPTIHRVAFRVEKGERWVETKADPAFVNGATCTEIPSCPAPHDGFVTKGDANPAYDQLPRSGADTTVVKPEWVRSKAIVRLPWLGEIRLAVDSVRSLLGVGPAAVAVAAGLVALALFVTAAAGRDP, from the coding sequence ATGGACGGGCCCGACGCCGGCGAGAGCGACCGCGACCGAGCGGGGCCACCCGACGATCCGCCGACCGCCGACGGACCCGATTCCGCGGCCGACCGGGACGGGACCGACGACCGGCTCGCGTCTCGACCCCGACCGGGCGAAGGAGTCACGATCGACGACGGGATCGTCCGCTGGTTCCTCGAGGCCGACGACCGAGCGGCGGCCGTGGGCCGGGACGTCGCGACGAGCCTCGCGATCGTCGCCGTCGTCGGCCTCCTGTTGTTCGCCGTCGCCGGCACCTGGCCGCCGCTGGTCGCCGTCGAGAGCGGCAGCATGGAGCCCCACCTCGAACGGGGAGATCTCGTGATCGTCGTCGACGAGGGGAGATTCGCCGGCGACGGTGCCGTCGGCGGAACCGGTATCGTCACGCGCGAGCGCGGACTGGAGACTGGCCACGAGACGCTCGGCGACGCGGGCGACGTCGTCGTTTTCAGACCGAACGGCGACCCGCGCCAGACACCGACGATCCACCGGGTCGCGTTTCGGGTCGAGAAGGGCGAACGCTGGGTCGAGACGAAGGCCGACCCGGCGTTCGTCAACGGCGCGACCTGCACCGAGATTCCGTCGTGTCCGGCCCCCCACGACGGGTTCGTCACGAAAGGCGACGCCAACCCCGCGTACGACCAGCTACCGCGGTCGGGCGCCGACACGACCGTCGTCAAACCCGAGTGGGTCCGGAGCAAAGCGATCGTTCGGCTCCCGTGGCTCGGCGAGATCAGGCTGGCGGTCGATTCGGTCCGCTCGCTGCTGGGCGTTGGCCCGGCTGCGGTCGCGGTCGCCGCGGGACTGGTCGCGCTCGCGCTGTTCGTCACGGCCGCCGCCGGCCGCGATCCATAG
- a CDS encoding S24/S26 family peptidase: MSGSDSGDHPGDSGDGDRERLATNHDRDPPDGDAAGPQRRGDRGRADTDDGASIEDDGVVRWFLETDDENVVLVRDVASSVALVAVVGLLLFAVSGLWPPLVAVESPSMEPNMHRGDLIFIVDDGRFTGDGAVGDTGIVTMQRGEESGYSEFGNPGDVIVFRPNGETRATPIIHRAHFWVEKDERWVETQASEEFVGDASCEEVVTCPAPHAGFITKGDNNPSYDQLPGSGARTTVVKPEWVTGKAMYRIPWLGHVRLTVDSLLGGMIAPASPAGAPLQGPAAPVTTASAAGPGAPGPGVGGGLAGTAGIVGLAAGGAVLAAGRYRS; this comes from the coding sequence ATGAGCGGTTCTGATTCCGGGGATCACCCCGGCGATTCCGGCGACGGCGATCGCGAGCGGTTGGCGACAAACCACGACCGTGACCCGCCGGACGGCGACGCCGCTGGCCCGCAGCGGCGGGGCGACCGCGGACGTGCCGATACCGACGACGGCGCCAGTATCGAGGACGACGGCGTCGTCCGCTGGTTCCTCGAGACCGACGACGAGAACGTCGTGTTGGTTCGGGACGTCGCGAGCAGCGTCGCGCTCGTCGCCGTCGTCGGCCTCCTGCTGTTCGCGGTCAGCGGACTCTGGCCGCCGCTGGTCGCCGTCGAGAGCCCGAGCATGGAGCCGAACATGCACAGGGGCGACCTGATCTTCATCGTCGATGACGGACGGTTCACCGGTGACGGGGCCGTCGGCGACACCGGCATCGTCACGATGCAACGCGGTGAGGAGAGCGGCTACTCGGAGTTCGGGAACCCCGGCGACGTGATCGTCTTCCGACCGAACGGCGAGACGAGAGCGACGCCGATAATCCATCGCGCCCACTTCTGGGTCGAGAAGGACGAGCGATGGGTCGAAACCCAGGCCAGCGAGGAGTTCGTCGGCGACGCGAGCTGTGAGGAAGTCGTTACCTGTCCCGCCCCCCACGCCGGATTCATTACGAAAGGCGACAACAACCCAAGCTACGATCAATTGCCGGGATCGGGCGCCAGAACGACCGTCGTCAAACCCGAGTGGGTGACCGGCAAGGCCATGTACCGGATCCCGTGGCTCGGCCACGTTCGACTGACCGTCGACAGCCTCCTGGGTGGGATGATCGCTCCCGCCTCGCCCGCGGGCGCGCCGCTACAGGGCCCAGCCGCTCCCGTGACGACCGCGTCGGCTGCCGGTCCCGGCGCGCCGGGGCCAGGTGTCGGTGGGGGCCTCGCCGGCACAGCCGGTATCGTCGGGCTCGCCGCCGGCGGTGCGGTTCTCGCCGCCGGCCGCTACCGGTCCTGA
- a CDS encoding bactofilin family protein has protein sequence MVERATLSRIAVAVLVVLVVCGTVPATVAAQSNGQTGGTVVVEEDETVDSLEAFGGTVVVRGTVTGDVSAVGGDVRIERTGEVGGDLEAAGGSVTVAGTVDGDVDAGAGSLTITEDGTVGGAVTAGVGTVTIDGTIEGDAEIGAETIRLGETASIAGDLRYDGDLEGNTDAVAGEIEADASLGVDVAPTIQPFASWLFTAYALAVNLLLGALLLGLFPRFSDGVADRVASGPLRSGLVGLAALVVIPVLLIALAISVVGLPLSFVGGFVFALLVWVGIIYGRFAIAAWILSLVGLGNRWLALVVGLVAGALLSQLPVPIVGEVIGLIVLLLGLGGLVRGLVGHWRTARGRDRERSVGGGPDEPTAD, from the coding sequence ATGGTTGAGAGAGCCACACTATCACGGATCGCCGTCGCGGTGCTGGTCGTCCTCGTGGTCTGTGGGACCGTCCCGGCGACGGTCGCCGCCCAGTCGAACGGCCAGACCGGCGGCACCGTCGTCGTCGAGGAGGACGAGACGGTCGACAGCCTCGAGGCGTTCGGGGGAACCGTCGTGGTTCGGGGAACCGTCACCGGCGACGTCAGTGCCGTGGGCGGCGACGTACGGATCGAACGCACCGGCGAGGTCGGCGGCGACCTCGAGGCGGCCGGCGGGAGCGTCACCGTCGCCGGCACCGTCGACGGCGACGTCGACGCCGGCGCGGGGAGCCTGACGATCACCGAGGACGGAACCGTCGGCGGAGCCGTCACGGCCGGCGTCGGGACCGTGACGATCGACGGCACGATCGAGGGCGACGCCGAGATCGGAGCCGAGACGATCCGGCTGGGCGAGACCGCCTCGATCGCCGGGGATCTGCGGTACGACGGCGACCTCGAGGGCAACACCGATGCGGTCGCGGGCGAGATCGAGGCGGACGCCTCGCTGGGGGTCGACGTCGCGCCGACGATCCAGCCGTTCGCGTCGTGGCTGTTCACGGCCTACGCCCTGGCGGTGAACCTGTTGCTGGGCGCGCTCTTGCTCGGGCTGTTCCCGCGGTTCTCCGACGGCGTGGCCGATCGCGTCGCGAGCGGTCCGCTCCGGTCGGGACTGGTCGGGCTAGCCGCCCTGGTCGTGATTCCCGTCCTCCTGATCGCGCTCGCGATCAGCGTCGTCGGCCTCCCGCTGTCGTTCGTCGGCGGCTTCGTGTTCGCCCTGCTAGTGTGGGTCGGGATTATCTACGGTCGTTTTGCCATCGCCGCCTGGATTCTGTCGCTCGTCGGGCTCGGGAACCGCTGGCTCGCCCTCGTCGTCGGGCTGGTCGCCGGGGCCCTCCTCTCGCAGCTGCCGGTTCCGATCGTCGGCGAGGTGATCGGACTGATCGTCCTCCTGCTCGGGCTCGGCGGGCTCGTTCGCGGACTCGTCGGCCACTGGCGGACCGCACGGGGTCGCGACCGCGAACGATCGGTCGGCGGCGGTCCCGACGAGCCGACCGCGGACTGA
- a CDS encoding aspartate kinase, which produces MRVVAKFGGTSLGSGDRINRAADSIAAAVEDGHEIAVVASAMGSTTDELLEEITFETDEQDRAQIVSMGERTSVRMLKAALTARGIDAVFLEPGSDRWPVVTDEYGEVNVEETQKRAQEVAADLDGTVPVITGFLAEGPDGSITTLGRGGSDTTAVMMGKYMDADEVVIVTDVEGVMTGDPRVVEGARNVGEISVDELRNLSFRGAEVVAPSALSYKDGKLDVRVVHYQHGDLLSGGTSIEGEFKNLVDLRERPLACLTVAGRAIRNQPGIFNHLSEALAESDVNVDAVASGMDTITFYIDEEEAERAENILHREVIARDELSSVTVDSPVAVVRVTGGELPNQPGIISEIVNPLAEARIHLNDIITSATSVALFVDWEDREQTLELTQDLF; this is translated from the coding sequence ATGCGCGTCGTAGCCAAGTTCGGCGGCACGAGCCTCGGCAGCGGCGACCGGATCAACCGCGCCGCGGACTCGATCGCCGCCGCCGTCGAGGACGGCCACGAGATCGCCGTCGTCGCCAGCGCGATGGGATCGACCACCGACGAACTGCTCGAGGAGATCACCTTCGAGACCGACGAGCAAGACCGCGCCCAGATCGTCAGCATGGGTGAGCGCACGTCGGTTCGGATGCTCAAGGCCGCACTCACCGCCCGGGGCATCGACGCCGTCTTCCTGGAGCCCGGCAGCGACCGTTGGCCCGTCGTCACCGACGAGTACGGCGAGGTCAACGTCGAGGAGACCCAGAAACGCGCCCAGGAGGTAGCCGCCGACCTCGACGGCACGGTCCCGGTTATCACCGGCTTCCTCGCGGAGGGGCCGGACGGCTCGATCACGACGCTCGGCCGCGGCGGCAGCGACACCACTGCCGTGATGATGGGCAAGTACATGGACGCCGACGAGGTCGTCATCGTGACCGACGTCGAGGGCGTCATGACCGGGGATCCCCGCGTCGTCGAGGGGGCTCGCAACGTCGGCGAGATTTCGGTCGACGAACTCCGAAACCTCTCGTTCCGCGGGGCCGAGGTCGTCGCTCCTTCCGCGCTCTCCTACAAGGACGGCAAGCTAGACGTCCGCGTCGTCCACTACCAGCACGGCGACTTGCTGTCGGGCGGGACGAGCATCGAGGGCGAATTCAAGAACCTCGTCGATCTGCGCGAGCGGCCGCTGGCCTGTCTCACCGTCGCCGGCCGGGCGATCCGTAACCAGCCCGGCATCTTCAACCACCTCTCGGAGGCGCTCGCCGAAAGCGACGTCAACGTCGACGCCGTCGCCAGCGGGATGGACACCATTACCTTCTACATCGACGAGGAGGAGGCCGAACGCGCCGAGAACATCCTCCACCGAGAGGTCATCGCCCGCGACGAACTCTCGAGTGTCACCGTCGACTCGCCGGTCGCGGTCGTCCGCGTCACCGGCGGGGAACTCCCCAACCAGCCCGGCATCATCAGCGAGATCGTCAACCCGCTGGCCGAGGCCCGGATCCACCTCAACGACATCATCACCAGCGCGACCAGCGTCGCGCTGTTCGTCGACTGGGAGGACCGGGAGCAGACCCTCGAGCTGACACAGGACCTGTTCTAG
- a CDS encoding DNA-directed DNA polymerase II small subunit: MPLEAPARIVGELTSRGYNAEREAVTRLAGASDPGAALERVLEAVPEDALVVRTEHVETALSADAADAARAEPAAVLDGEPTPSVSTGTDPTPGDDTSGAAPVEMGGSSPADRSVDPASRSLEIVGDMTGQSTGTGEYEDFVSVFRDRLDRLGGKLKGRVNHRPATAIQDMPGGSEVAMVGLVNDIRSTASGHWLIELEDATGTFPWLVMKDREYVDLVDELLCDEVLAMEGSLADDSGIAFVDSLHFPDIPRTHEPSTADRHVQAALISDVHVGSQEFMADAWNAFADWLHTAEAERVEYLLLAGDMVEGVGVYPDQDEELDIVDIYEQYEAFSEYLKKIPGDIEIVMIPGNHDAVRLAEPQPGFDEELREIMSAHDPRIVSNPSTVTLEGVSVLMYHGVSLDEVIAELPEEKASYDDPHKAMYHLLKKRHVAPQFGGHTRLAPEEEDYLVIEEVPDIFHTGHVHKLGFGKYHDVLAINSGCWQAQTDFQKSVNIDPDAGFAPIVDLDTLDVTVQKFS, from the coding sequence GTGCCACTCGAGGCCCCCGCGCGGATCGTCGGCGAACTCACGAGCCGCGGCTACAACGCCGAACGCGAGGCCGTGACGCGGCTCGCCGGGGCCTCTGATCCCGGTGCGGCCCTCGAGCGCGTCCTCGAGGCGGTCCCCGAGGACGCCTTAGTCGTCCGGACCGAACACGTCGAGACGGCGCTCTCGGCGGACGCCGCCGATGCCGCTCGCGCCGAGCCGGCCGCCGTTCTCGACGGCGAACCGACCCCCTCCGTTTCGACTGGAACTGACCCGACCCCGGGCGATGATACCTCCGGGGCCGCTCCAGTTGAAATGGGGGGGTCGTCGCCCGCCGATCGCTCCGTCGATCCCGCGAGCCGCTCCCTCGAGATCGTCGGTGACATGACCGGCCAGAGTACCGGGACCGGCGAGTACGAGGACTTCGTCTCGGTCTTTCGCGATCGACTCGACCGGCTGGGCGGTAAACTCAAGGGACGGGTCAACCACCGGCCGGCGACCGCCATTCAGGACATGCCCGGCGGCAGCGAGGTCGCGATGGTCGGACTGGTCAACGACATCCGATCGACCGCCAGCGGCCACTGGTTGATCGAACTCGAGGACGCGACCGGAACTTTCCCGTGGCTGGTGATGAAAGACCGGGAGTACGTCGACCTGGTCGACGAACTGCTCTGTGACGAGGTGCTGGCGATGGAGGGGTCCCTGGCGGACGACTCGGGGATCGCCTTCGTCGACTCGCTGCACTTCCCCGACATCCCCCGGACCCACGAGCCGTCGACGGCGGATCGCCACGTGCAGGCGGCGCTGATCAGCGACGTCCACGTCGGTAGTCAGGAGTTCATGGCCGACGCCTGGAACGCCTTCGCGGACTGGCTCCACACCGCGGAGGCGGAACGCGTCGAGTACCTGCTGCTGGCCGGTGACATGGTCGAGGGCGTCGGCGTCTACCCCGACCAGGACGAGGAACTCGACATCGTCGACATCTACGAGCAGTACGAGGCCTTCAGCGAGTACTTAAAGAAGATCCCCGGGGACATCGAGATCGTCATGATCCCGGGCAACCACGACGCGGTTCGGCTCGCGGAGCCACAGCCCGGCTTCGACGAGGAACTGCGCGAGATCATGTCCGCCCACGATCCCCGGATCGTGAGCAACCCCTCGACGGTGACCCTCGAGGGCGTCTCAGTCCTGATGTACCACGGCGTCAGCTTGGACGAGGTCATCGCGGAACTCCCGGAGGAAAAGGCCAGTTACGACGACCCTCACAAGGCGATGTACCACCTCCTCAAGAAGCGCCACGTCGCGCCGCAGTTCGGGGGTCACACGCGGCTCGCGCCCGAGGAGGAGGACTACCTCGTCATCGAGGAGGTGCCCGACATCTTCCACACCGGCCACGTCCACAAGCTCGGCTTCGGCAAGTACCACGACGTGCTGGCGATCAACTCCGGCTGCTGGCAGGCCCAGACGGACTTCCAGAAGAGCGTCAACATCGATCCCGATGCCGGCTTCGCGCCGATCGTCGATCTAGACACGCTCGACGTAACTGTCCAGAAGTTTAGTTAG
- the samp2 gene encoding ubiquitin-like small modifier protein SAMP2: MYVTVDVKGEDTYEFDLEAVAGADADAADGSDTESPTYADLLHEVDLSPHEVSVLVDGRPVPEDRPVESEQVTVLRLIKGGSR; the protein is encoded by the coding sequence ATGTACGTCACCGTCGACGTCAAGGGCGAGGACACCTACGAGTTCGATCTCGAGGCGGTCGCGGGAGCCGACGCTGACGCCGCCGACGGGAGCGACACCGAGTCGCCGACCTACGCCGATCTCCTGCACGAGGTCGATCTGAGCCCCCACGAGGTGAGCGTCCTCGTCGACGGCCGTCCGGTCCCCGAGGACCGACCGGTCGAGAGCGAGCAGGTGACCGTACTGCGGCTCATCAAGGGCGGCAGCCGGTAG